The genomic interval GCCTCGTACTACTAGCAAGCTGCGACAAAATACTACCAGGAATGTTGATGGGTGCACTTCGAATAGATATACCTACAATAATGGTTACCGGCGGACCAATGCTCTCCGAAAAAATGGATAACCAAGACCTCACACTGATATCAACCTTTGAAGGAATCGGAAAATACAAATCAGGCGAAATCGACGAAAACAAAATACTCGAAATGGAAAACAAAGCCTGTCCATCATGCGGAAGCTGCCAAGGAATGTACACAGCAAACACATTCTCATGCCTAATTGAAACAATGGGTCTATCACTACCAAAATGCGCAACCTCCCACGCCTGTTCATCAGAAAAACGACGTATAGCACGTGAAAGCGGCAGCCAAATAATGAAACTAATCGAAAACAAAAAAACAGCTAGAGATATAATCAGCGAGACCGCAATCGAAAACGCAATCAAAGTCGACATGATGTTAGGAGGCTCCACAAACACAACACTCCACATACCCGCTATCGCTGCAGAAGCAGGATACAACACAACATTAAAACAGTTCGATCAAGCAAGCAATAAAACACCATACCTAGTATCGATGAGACCTGGAGGAAAACATGTCATGACCGACCTCCACAACGCCGGTGGAATACCAGGACTTATAAAACAAACCAAAAACCTACTAAAAAACACAGAAACAGTAAACGGAAAAACACTATTCGAAAACACAGAAAACACAACCATAAATCAAGAAGTCATAAAATCACCAGAAAACCCATTGAGACAAACAGGAGGCATAGCCATACTCTACGGCAACCTAGCTCCAAATGGCTCAGTCCTAAAAGTAAGCGCCGTAGAACCAGAAATGTATGAATTCACCGGAAAAGCCAAAATATATGAAAACGAAGACCAAGCAGTAGACGCAATACTCGATGGAGAAGTAAAAAAAGGCGACGTAGTAGTAATAAGATACGAAGGACCAAAAGGAGGACCAGGAATGCCAGAAATGCTAGCCCCAACCTCAGCACTAACCGGAATGGGACTCGAAAAATCAGTCGCACTACTAACAGACGGTAGATTTAGCGGTGGAACAAGAGGACCATGTATAGGCCATATCTCACCAGAAGCAGCAGATGGAGGCCCAATAGCCTACATCAAACCAGGAGACAAAATCGAAATAAACATACCCAAAAAACAGATCAACGTAAAACTAACACAAAAACAACTCAAAAAAAGAAAAAAAGAAATCAAACCCAAAAAAACAAACGAAACAGGCCTACTCGGAAGATACGGAAAAAATGCAGAATCCCCAGACAAAGGCGGACGAATAACCTAAAAAAACAAAAAAAATAAAAAAATTAGGTGATAAAAATGGAAAAATCACGACACGTACTTGAACTACTTGGAAAAACACGAGTAGTAGTCGAAAACGGAGAAATAATAGAAATAGAAGAAGGAGAAGTAGACTACTGTCCATTATGGCACAAAATGCACGGCGTAGAAAAACTCAAAGAAGGAGCAAAATGGCAAGTGAAACGATTGATGGATGAAATTGGATTCTGCACCGAAGACAGAGAAATAGAAATGGACGAAAGAATAGTAACATTCGGAACCTCCGAAACAATAATGACAGCACTAGAAAACAACGAACTCGACATATCAATAACTGTATGCGACGGAGCAGGAACAGTACTAACATCAAACCCCAAAATAGTTCAAGGAATCGGAGGAAGATTAAGCGGAATAACCGAAACAACACCAAACAAAAAAATCATCAACAAACTCGAACAAAAAAACGCTCAAACCCTAGACAAACCAAGAATAGACCAACCAGCAGGGTTAAAAAAAGCAATAGAACAAGGATACAAAAAACCCGCAGTAACAGTGAGCACCGTAGAAGACGCAGTAAAATGTCGAGAAATAAGCAAAGAAGCAGTCATATTCGGAGTACACCTCACAGGCGTTAACAAAAAACAAACCCAAAAACTAATAGAAACATGCGACGTACTATCCGGATGCGCATCAAAAACAATACGAGAAATAGCCGGCAAGAAAGCACTACTCCAAGCAGGCCGATCAATACCAATATTCGCATTAACAAAAAAAGGAAGAAACCTAACACTAGATCAAGCAAAAAAAGTCCAAGGACCAATCTACATAACACAAAAAAACCTACCATACCTCAAAGACGGAAACCCACCAAAACCACTCCAATAAAAAAACTAAAAAACACACCAACCAACAAAACACCGATATTATAAAAAGAAAAAATATAAAACCAGAAATAGTTTTCAATCGTTTTCGTTAAAAGGAATCGGTTCATCCGGTTTAACACCATAATACCGATATCTAGCTCTACCAAAAGGACATCCTTCCTCACCCAATGCCTTAAGCTCTAAACCCTGAAGCCATTGAAAAACACTATACCCAGCTCTAGCCGGCCTACAGACAGGACAATATTTTTCACAAAAAACTGGTTCCTCACCCAATTTAAACACCTACCTAAAGATATCTACACAACCCTATTATTTTTTAACCAAAACCCACAAACGAAAAAACCAGTATATAAACCTAAAAAAACAAATGAATTGTTTTAAGAACACTTTGTCTCTAAATGATTTTTTAGATAGCTAAATATGAATAATTAGGTTTTTTGAACAAAGAAATTAATTCAATAATACTATATGTTTTCTCTAATCTTCTAATTTTAATTGAAAGGTTATCAATCACATTTTACTTAAAAAAACAGATTAAAACCACTCAAAGCACACAAAGCTTAAATATGATTAATTAGATAATGTTTCAATCGAAGTGGGGAAACATGTTAGGACTAGAAGAAGTAATAATTTTATTGGCAGCAGCATGGTTCGTTGATTTCGCGGCCTTATTCCCAGTAGGTGCACACCTAATTGGATGGGGCAAAGGAAGACCAGTATGGACAATCCTATTTATCGGTGGACTAATACACTTTGTACTAGGAATTTCAGCAGCTACCGTTGGCGGAGACCCATTAACAGGTTTCGCAATAATGGTATTCGGATGGATCTTCGTTGGCATAGGATTCATGGTCCACAGAGGCTATGACCCAGTCGGCGTAGGACATCTAGCACTATTCACAGGAATAATCTTCTTGGCGTATGCTGTATACTACGGAGCAGTATACGGTGGAACCTACGGATGGCTGTGGGCATTAATAATGGTCACAATCTTCCTGATACTACTTATCGTCGCAATGATGGATTACGGGAAAGTATCAGAGAGGTTCTGTGGTATAGCACTGATGGTGTTTGCGCTAGAAGCATTGATTATCGGTACCGTACTCATCTTAGGAGTAGGACTAGAAACATTCGGTTGGATTACAGGAATTTGACCGGTAAGTTGACCAATAAGAACAAGAAAATATTTGTGGGTTAAAACCCACATAAAACCCTTTTTTTCTATTTTTATTTTTCTTAGATTATTCTAGTAGAAAAACTAATTTGCAATTTTATTATATTTTGAATCGTTTTGCTAGTTTTGGTTTCATAAAAAATAAAAAAAATGAGTGGTTTTTAGGTTTGGTTTGACTAAGAGTAATGTTGTTTTAGATATATTTTTACGTGGTTTTTATGGTTCAGGATTTTCATGTTGTTTGTGAGGGTGGTGTTGAGTTTTTTGTGCCCTCGGTTGAAGGTGATGTGGATTCTAGTATGGATGTTTTTTATAATCCCGTGATGGAGTCGAATAGAGATATATCTATTGCGTTTATTGAGGCTGTTTCTGGTGTTGGTGACCGATACCTTGATTGTCATGGTGCAACCGGTGTAAGGGGGCTTAGGATGGCTGACAGGGTTGGTGAGCTTGATGTAATGGTTAATGATTGGTCACGTGATGCAGCCGGTTTGATTGAAAGGAATAGGGATTATAACTCTCTAGATGTTGAAGTATGTTCAGTTGATGCAAATGTCCTTATGTCGAAACGTAGGTTTGATATAATAGATATTGATCCATTTGGGTCTCCTGTTCCTTTTTTAGATTCAGCTGTCCGTTCCCTAACCCCTGGTGGTGTTTTGTGTATGACTGCTACAGATACTGCACCGCTTTCAGGTGCTCATAAAAAACCGGGTATACGTAGGTATAGTGCAATACCTTTAAACACACCTTATCACAAAGAACTTGGAGCACGTATTCTTGTTGGAAAAACTGCTTTAATTTCCGCTCAATACGATATTGCAATTAACTCTATTTTCACTTACTACAAAGACCATTATTTCCGTTCGTATCTATCCACTGATAAAGGTGCGAAAAAAGCTAACAAGACTATGGAAAAAATAGGTTTTTTACACCATTGTTTTAACTGTGGTAGCAGGGAGATGGTATTGGGGTTGGATAGTCCTGGAGAACTTTCTGAGAAATGTAGTTGTGGCCACCCTATGTCTTTCTGCGGCCCCCTTTATCTAGGTGAGTTGATGGATAGTAAGGTATTATCCCAGGTTCTAGAGAACTTGAATAAGGATGTTTATGGAACCAAAAAAAACTCTATGAAGCTGGTTGAGACCTGTATTTCTGAAGCAGGTTTTCCTCCCACTTATTATGATATACATAATCTATGTAAAATGGAGTCTATTCGAGCGCCTAAAACACAGGAAGTTTTGGTTGGGTTGCGTGAGAGAGGTTTTATTGCCACTAAAACACATTTCAATCTCTTAGGAATTAAAACAGATGCTGATGTAAGTAATATTAAGGAGGTTCTTAACGAACTTGCTTGAAAGTTTTAGTATTCTATCTTTCTAGTAATCCATCTTAAAATGCCGGAGATTTTTATTTTTATTTTCGTTGTTGTTTTCGGCCTTCTTGACTTCTTTTCTTGGACGATTAGTACTGAGGTATCTGTTTTATCCGCTACTTCGTTTGGTATCGTACCGAATAAAAATCCTTTTAATGCTGATTCTTGACTGGCGGACATTACGACTAAATCGAATTTTCTTGATTCATTGATTAAGGCTTTCGTAACATCTTTGGATTTTATTATTCTCGAAGAAGATTCCTCTTTAATTCTTTTTTCAGACCTTTTTTGGAACTCTTTTATTTTTTCAATTTCGTTTGAAGAGGCTCTTGGGTTGATAATTCTTAATAATTCAATGAAGCCGTTTCCTTTTCTTGCTATAGCAGAGGATAGGTCTAGCGTTAACCCTATTTTTGAGGAAAGTCGTGTTGGTAATAGTATTTTGTTGTGTTTAGTTGGATTGAAACCACGATCTTTGAATACAGCTACGTCAGATTCCGCATTATGTAGTATGTAGTCAACTGAACTTCCTAGTAGTTCACTATGGCTAAATTCATCGAGCCATTCAAGTAGTATTAGGTCTGCGTCTTCTTTTTCAGCTAAATCTACTGTGGTTTTTTTGAAGCTGTGTGTGTAAACTATTACTTCTTCCTCCATTATGTCGTATTCAGCGTTTTCTTCAATGATGTTTAGTACAGCTTCTTCAAGCATCTCACGTTTTTTAGCGTATTTGTTTTTATATGCATATAATGGAGTTTGGTCTGGTATTTCAAGAATTATAGCTGGTATTATACGTCCTTTTTTATCTTCTGCAATCTCCATAGCTATTTTAATAAGGTTTTCAACATGTTTTATATCGGTTATTGGAACCAGTACACGGTAATCTTCAAAATCTTTAGTTTTTTCATCAAAGTTATCAAGTGCTTTAGAGGCTTTTCTTTGAGTTATAGCACCTCTAACTTCGCTTTCATCTTTTACGTTATCTTTTACAAGGTAATACCAAACCAACCCCAAGATAATTACTGAGAAAGCGAAAACAATAGGCATTAACTCTCCCATACTGAACAACATACCCAGAGATCCGAAGAAACCGATTGCTGGAAGGTATGGATATAATGGAGCTTTAAATTCTGGCCGATACCAATCGGTTTCAGCTTCTCTCAAAACTATTAATGACAGGTTTACAAAAGCAAAAACAAGTATATTGAGGGCACTGGTCATCTCTGCCAATCTCTGGACAGGGAAAATCAAGAGCATTACAGTTAATACAAAACCACTTAAAACAATAGCTTTAACTGGTGTTTTAAATTTTTTATTAATTTTAGTTAACCAATCAGGCATTAAACCATCTTTAGCCATAGCAAATGGATATCTAGCAGAAGACATCAAAGAAGCATTTCCAGTGGACAGTGTAGCAAAAACTCCAGCTAAAACCATAACTGTAACTCCTAAAGAACCTAAAAAATCCTCAGCGACATCAAGAATTGGTGTTGTCGAATCAGCAAGCTGTTCATATGGATATGCACCGACAACGACAACCATAATCAAAGAATAAAGCAAAATAACAAACAAAATAGACCCAATTATAGCTCTAGGTAAGTTTTTACCAGGATCCTTAACCTCTTCAGCAATAGCACTTGCTTCAGCAATTCCAACATAAGAAACAAATACAAAACCAGCCGTAGCCAACGTCTCACTCACACCAGTATCAACCCATACAAACTGACTTAATTCAACATGCCCCATACCTAAAAAGATAAATAAAAACAACAGGATAGTTAAAAAAAACAACATAAGGTTCTGAATACCACCAGAACTCTTAACACCCACAATATTAATCAAAATAAATAAAACAGAAGCAATAACAGCTAAAAAAATCTCATTAACCGCTATCAAAGCAGCAAGATACCCACCAAAACCAACAAAAGCAAAAGAACCTTTAATCAAAAGACCAAGCCAAGTAGCGATACCAACAGAACTACCAACAGCCGACCCCAAAGAACGCTTCATAAACACATAAGTACCACCAGCCTTAGGAATAGCAGTCGCCATCTCCGAAATACAAAAAGCAGTAATCAAAGCTAGAACACCAGAAAGAATAAAAGAAATAATCGACCCAGGACCAGCCATAGCAGCAGCCATACCAGGCAAAACAAAAATACCAGCACCAACCATAGTCCCAACACTAATGGAAAAAACCGAAAGGAAACCCATATTCCTTTCAAGCTCAACTACTCTCTCCGAATCGCCACTAACACCTGATATACAAAACCCTCCTAAAAAACCAAATTATTTGCAAAGTAAATTCGAAATCAAACCTTAAATAAACAAGTGGTTATTCATACTACTAACAATAAAAAAACATTTTCCCTAAAAAACAAAAAAACACTACAATATCCACCCCCAAAAAGAAAATACAAAACAATCAATCAAACTATTTTTCGAACACAAATTCCAAAAACATAATATAAATTTAAATCTAATTCATTGGAGCAAATCTAAAAAAACAACAAAAAACTAATAAAATAAACATTCTAAAAACCTTAAAAATACAAAATTATTTTTCATCAATCAAGGAATCAAGTTTTTA from Methanonatronarchaeum thermophilum carries:
- a CDS encoding methanogenesis marker 8 protein, whose protein sequence is MEKSRHVLELLGKTRVVVENGEIIEIEEGEVDYCPLWHKMHGVEKLKEGAKWQVKRLMDEIGFCTEDREIEMDERIVTFGTSETIMTALENNELDISITVCDGAGTVLTSNPKIVQGIGGRLSGITETTPNKKIINKLEQKNAQTLDKPRIDQPAGLKKAIEQGYKKPAVTVSTVEDAVKCREISKEAVIFGVHLTGVNKKQTQKLIETCDVLSGCASKTIREIAGKKALLQAGRSIPIFALTKKGRNLTLDQAKKVQGPIYITQKNLPYLKDGNPPKPLQ
- a CDS encoding tRNA (guanine(10)-N(2))-dimethyltransferase, translated to MVQDFHVVCEGGVEFFVPSVEGDVDSSMDVFYNPVMESNRDISIAFIEAVSGVGDRYLDCHGATGVRGLRMADRVGELDVMVNDWSRDAAGLIERNRDYNSLDVEVCSVDANVLMSKRRFDIIDIDPFGSPVPFLDSAVRSLTPGGVLCMTATDTAPLSGAHKKPGIRRYSAIPLNTPYHKELGARILVGKTALISAQYDIAINSIFTYYKDHYFRSYLSTDKGAKKANKTMEKIGFLHHCFNCGSREMVLGLDSPGELSEKCSCGHPMSFCGPLYLGELMDSKVLSQVLENLNKDVYGTKKNSMKLVETCISEAGFPPTYYDIHNLCKMESIRAPKTQEVLVGLRERGFIATKTHFNLLGIKTDADVSNIKEVLNELA
- a CDS encoding amino acid permease; amino-acid sequence: MGFLSVFSISVGTMVGAGIFVLPGMAAAMAGPGSIISFILSGVLALITAFCISEMATAIPKAGGTYVFMKRSLGSAVGSSVGIATWLGLLIKGSFAFVGFGGYLAALIAVNEIFLAVIASVLFILINIVGVKSSGGIQNLMLFFLTILLFLFIFLGMGHVELSQFVWVDTGVSETLATAGFVFVSYVGIAEASAIAEEVKDPGKNLPRAIIGSILFVILLYSLIMVVVVGAYPYEQLADSTTPILDVAEDFLGSLGVTVMVLAGVFATLSTGNASLMSSARYPFAMAKDGLMPDWLTKINKKFKTPVKAIVLSGFVLTVMLLIFPVQRLAEMTSALNILVFAFVNLSLIVLREAETDWYRPEFKAPLYPYLPAIGFFGSLGMLFSMGELMPIVFAFSVIILGLVWYYLVKDNVKDESEVRGAITQRKASKALDNFDEKTKDFEDYRVLVPITDIKHVENLIKIAMEIAEDKKGRIIPAIILEIPDQTPLYAYKNKYAKKREMLEEAVLNIIEENAEYDIMEEEVIVYTHSFKKTTVDLAEKEDADLILLEWLDEFSHSELLGSSVDYILHNAESDVAVFKDRGFNPTKHNKILLPTRLSSKIGLTLDLSSAIARKGNGFIELLRIINPRASSNEIEKIKEFQKRSEKRIKEESSSRIIKSKDVTKALINESRKFDLVVMSASQESALKGFLFGTIPNEVADKTDTSVLIVQEKKSRRPKTTTKIKIKISGILRWITRKIEY
- the ilvD gene encoding dihydroxy-acid dehydratase produces the protein MRSNTVKKGLKRTPTRALLKANGVTDNDMNKPFVGIANAWSEIVPGHLHLRELAKEVKHGVSSGGGVPFEFGSIGICDGIAMGHRGMRYSLPSRDLIADSIEAMAEAHQFDGLVLLASCDKILPGMLMGALRIDIPTIMVTGGPMLSEKMDNQDLTLISTFEGIGKYKSGEIDENKILEMENKACPSCGSCQGMYTANTFSCLIETMGLSLPKCATSHACSSEKRRIARESGSQIMKLIENKKTARDIISETAIENAIKVDMMLGGSTNTTLHIPAIAAEAGYNTTLKQFDQASNKTPYLVSMRPGGKHVMTDLHNAGGIPGLIKQTKNLLKNTETVNGKTLFENTENTTINQEVIKSPENPLRQTGGIAILYGNLAPNGSVLKVSAVEPEMYEFTGKAKIYENEDQAVDAILDGEVKKGDVVVIRYEGPKGGPGMPEMLAPTSALTGMGLEKSVALLTDGRFSGGTRGPCIGHISPEAADGGPIAYIKPGDKIEINIPKKQINVKLTQKQLKKRKKEIKPKKTNETGLLGRYGKNAESPDKGGRIT